Proteins co-encoded in one Kribbella qitaiheensis genomic window:
- the egtD gene encoding L-histidine N(alpha)-methyltransferase, whose translation MTLIDPEIDIHLTPDYAARALREDARAGLTAEPKWLAPKWFYDARGSELFEEITRLPEYYPTRAEREILDARSGEIAELTGARTLVELGSGSSEKTRLLLNGLRDHGTLTTFVPLDVSESALREAAAAITADYPGLVVHGVVGDFTEHLDKLPGDAPRVVAFLGGTIGNLLPDERADFFTSVREVLEPGEWLLLGTDLVKDPATLVAAYDDSAGVTGEFNKNVLRVLNRQLGADFDVDVFSHVAVWDAENEWIEMHLRADRAMRVLIPEIGLEVEFAEGEELSTEVSAKFHRYGVEAELGKAGFTPGAWWTDSEERFALSLWQAV comes from the coding sequence GTGACCCTCATCGACCCCGAGATCGATATTCATCTGACCCCGGACTACGCCGCCCGCGCCTTACGGGAGGACGCCCGGGCCGGCTTGACCGCGGAGCCCAAGTGGCTGGCGCCGAAGTGGTTCTACGACGCACGTGGCAGCGAGCTGTTCGAGGAGATCACCCGGCTGCCGGAGTACTACCCGACCCGGGCGGAACGGGAGATCCTCGACGCCCGGTCCGGTGAGATCGCCGAGCTGACGGGCGCGAGGACGCTGGTCGAGCTCGGCTCCGGTTCGTCGGAGAAGACGCGGCTGCTGCTGAACGGGTTGCGGGATCACGGCACGCTGACGACGTTCGTTCCACTGGACGTGTCCGAGTCGGCGCTGCGCGAGGCGGCCGCCGCGATCACCGCCGACTACCCGGGGCTCGTCGTGCACGGAGTCGTCGGCGACTTCACCGAGCACCTGGACAAGCTGCCCGGCGATGCCCCTCGCGTGGTGGCGTTCCTCGGCGGCACGATCGGGAACCTGCTGCCCGACGAGCGTGCCGACTTCTTCACGTCGGTTCGCGAGGTGCTCGAGCCGGGGGAGTGGCTGCTGCTCGGCACGGATCTGGTGAAGGATCCGGCGACCCTCGTCGCGGCGTACGACGACAGCGCGGGCGTGACGGGGGAGTTCAACAAGAACGTGCTGCGGGTGCTCAACCGCCAGCTCGGCGCGGACTTCGACGTGGACGTGTTCAGCCATGTCGCGGTCTGGGACGCCGAGAACGAGTGGATCGAGATGCATCTGCGGGCCGACCGGGCGATGCGGGTGCTGATCCCCGAGATCGGGCTCGAGGTCGAGTTCGCCGAGGGGGAGGAGCTGAGCACCGAGGTGTCGGCGAAGTTCCATCGGTACGGCGTCGAGGCCGAGCTCGGCAAGGCCGGCTTCACCCCTGGTGCTTGGTGGACCGACTCGGAAGAACGCTTCGCCCTCTCCCTCTGGCAGGCCGTCTAG
- the egtC gene encoding ergothioneine biosynthesis protein EgtC codes for MCRHLAYLGPAVPLASLVLEPPHALYKQSWAPADMRGGGSVNGDGFGLGWYVDGAPVRYRRSVPIWADESLPGLAGSIRSAAVLAAVRNGTVGQPLTETAVAPFVRDQWLFSHNGLITGWPGSVSKLAETLPVSELLTLDAPMDSALLWALVQDRLYSGAPAAEAVASVVREVAAAAPGSRLNLLLTDGEQIIATTWTHALWFRRTADSVAVSSEPWQSDGWEEIPDQSLLVATKSSLALSPISPQAPLAPRPVELPMEGRE; via the coding sequence ATGTGCCGACATCTGGCCTACCTAGGGCCGGCGGTGCCGCTGGCATCGCTGGTTCTGGAGCCACCACACGCGCTATATAAGCAGAGCTGGGCGCCGGCCGACATGCGCGGTGGCGGCTCGGTCAACGGCGACGGCTTCGGACTCGGCTGGTACGTCGACGGCGCGCCCGTGCGGTATCGGCGGAGTGTGCCGATCTGGGCGGACGAATCGCTGCCCGGGCTGGCCGGGTCCATTCGATCAGCTGCAGTGCTGGCCGCAGTGCGGAACGGGACGGTCGGCCAACCGCTGACCGAGACTGCGGTGGCGCCGTTCGTGCGGGACCAGTGGTTGTTCAGCCACAACGGGTTGATCACCGGCTGGCCCGGCTCGGTCTCCAAGCTCGCTGAGACCTTGCCCGTCTCCGAGCTGCTCACCCTCGATGCCCCGATGGACTCCGCCCTGCTGTGGGCATTGGTGCAAGACCGCTTGTACTCCGGTGCGCCCGCGGCAGAGGCGGTCGCATCGGTGGTGCGAGAGGTGGCCGCGGCCGCACCCGGCTCCCGGCTCAACCTCCTACTGACCGACGGCGAGCAGATCATCGCCACGACCTGGACCCACGCGCTGTGGTTCCGCCGTACGGCGGACTCCGTCGCCGTCAGCTCCGAACCATGGCAGAGCGACGGCTGGGAAGAGATCCCGGACCAGTCGTTGCTGGTAGCAACCAAGAGCTCCCTGGCGCTGTCCCCTATCTCACCGCAGGCCCCCTTGGCTCCCCGACCGGTGGAGCTACCGATGGAAGGACGAGAGTGA
- the egtB gene encoding ergothioneine biosynthesis protein EgtB, producing the protein MNHQLSDLTEEGLRAFVAEQLDRSRSRTVQLTDAVDTDDLVRQHSKLMSPLVWDYAHIGNQEELWLVRDVGGREPVRQDIDELYDAFMHARADRPTLPLLGPTETKAYVVEVRDKVLDVLDHVKLGGGRELVENAFAFGMIVQHEQQHDETMLATHQLRTGVPVLDAPEPPAGRRLARSEVLVPGGVFEMGTSVEPWALDNERPAHAVRVTPYVIDTAPVSNGDYLRFVVGGGYTDPKWWSEAGWAHVQKASLVAPRFWEQADGNWMRTRLGHRELLPLDEPVMHVCFYEAEAYAAWAGKRLPTEEEWEFAARFDPATGRTRRFPWGDESPGPQHANLGQRHLRPAPIGAYPAGASPLGVEQLIGDVWEWTSSDFKPYPGFRAFPYDEYSLVFFGNDYKMLKGGSFGTDEVVARSTFRNWDYPIRRQIFAGFRCARDPLPSELG; encoded by the coding sequence ATGAACCACCAACTGTCCGACCTCACCGAGGAAGGCCTGCGCGCCTTCGTCGCGGAGCAGCTCGACCGCTCCAGGTCCCGGACCGTCCAGCTGACGGACGCGGTCGACACCGATGATCTCGTCCGGCAGCACTCGAAACTGATGTCGCCGCTGGTCTGGGACTACGCCCACATCGGTAACCAGGAAGAGCTCTGGCTGGTCCGCGACGTCGGCGGCCGCGAGCCGGTCCGCCAAGACATCGACGAGCTGTACGACGCGTTCATGCATGCCCGGGCTGATCGGCCGACGCTGCCGCTGCTAGGTCCGACCGAGACCAAGGCGTATGTGGTCGAGGTCCGGGACAAGGTGCTCGACGTGCTCGACCACGTGAAGCTCGGCGGCGGCCGGGAGTTGGTGGAGAACGCGTTCGCCTTCGGGATGATCGTGCAGCACGAGCAACAGCACGACGAGACGATGCTGGCGACCCACCAGCTGCGGACCGGGGTGCCGGTGCTGGACGCGCCCGAGCCGCCGGCAGGTCGCAGGCTGGCTCGCTCCGAGGTGCTGGTTCCGGGTGGGGTCTTCGAGATGGGGACGTCGGTGGAGCCGTGGGCGCTCGACAACGAGCGGCCCGCGCACGCGGTGCGCGTCACGCCGTACGTGATCGACACCGCGCCGGTCAGCAACGGGGACTACCTGAGGTTCGTGGTCGGTGGTGGGTACACCGATCCGAAGTGGTGGTCCGAGGCCGGCTGGGCGCACGTCCAGAAGGCGTCGCTGGTCGCGCCGCGGTTCTGGGAGCAGGCCGACGGCAACTGGATGCGGACTCGCTTAGGTCACCGCGAGCTGCTGCCGCTCGACGAGCCGGTGATGCACGTCTGCTTCTACGAGGCCGAGGCGTATGCGGCCTGGGCGGGCAAGCGGCTGCCGACCGAGGAGGAGTGGGAGTTCGCCGCCCGCTTCGATCCGGCGACCGGGCGGACCAGGCGGTTCCCGTGGGGTGACGAGAGCCCGGGGCCGCAGCACGCGAACCTGGGACAGCGGCATCTACGCCCGGCACCGATCGGTGCGTACCCGGCCGGAGCGTCGCCGCTCGGGGTCGAGCAGCTGATCGGTGACGTCTGGGAGTGGACCAGCAGCGACTTCAAGCCGTATCCGGGCTTCCGCGCGTTCCCGTACGACGAGTACTCGCTGGTCTTCTTCGGCAACGACTACAAGATGCTGAAGGGCGGCTCGTTCGGCACCGACGAGGTGGTCGCCCGTAGTACGTTCCGCAACTGGGACTACCCGATCCGGCGGCAGATCTTCGCCGGGTTCCGTTGTGCGCGGGATCCCCTACCGTCGGAGCTCGGCTAG
- a CDS encoding glutamate-cysteine ligase family protein, translating into MTEPGGTPATAPIGSRAAAEGYVEMVCFKHGPPQLQGVELEWTVHYADDPHRPLDADLLSKALGAHAPATLVPGSPQLPLGRGALVTVEPGGQVEISGAPSASVTRLIDDTAADAAELTSLLSAAGLVLGDHGLDAYRPPRRILTVPRYAAMERAFAQLGPHGPRMMCSTAGLQICLDAGEADQTATRWRALHDLGPTLVALFANSRRRTGEDTGWASARTEATFGTCAPFTEPPPLDGDPAAAWARMAMEAPVLCLRRGDNWDAPAGLTFGAWADGALPGDSPTYEDLEYHLSTLFPPVRPRGYLEVRYLDTQAGDGWIPPTVLLTALMSDPVLIDRAMAAAEPAAGRWFPAAREGLDDKLILQAARDVVDLGIEVLDRTGIGPDRLGPELVSDVATRLSRVVDDTQRRRAS; encoded by the coding sequence GTGACGGAGCCTGGTGGTACCCCGGCGACGGCCCCGATCGGCTCACGTGCGGCCGCTGAGGGTTACGTCGAAATGGTGTGCTTCAAACACGGTCCTCCACAGCTGCAAGGCGTCGAGCTGGAGTGGACAGTGCACTATGCGGACGACCCGCACCGACCTCTCGATGCCGACCTACTGAGCAAGGCCCTGGGCGCGCACGCGCCCGCCACCCTGGTCCCCGGCAGCCCGCAGTTGCCGCTCGGCCGGGGTGCTCTGGTCACGGTGGAGCCGGGTGGCCAGGTAGAGATCTCCGGCGCCCCGTCAGCTTCAGTCACGAGGCTGATCGACGACACCGCCGCCGACGCGGCCGAACTGACCTCCCTTCTCAGCGCAGCCGGCTTGGTCCTGGGCGACCACGGCCTGGACGCCTACCGGCCACCCCGGCGCATCCTGACCGTCCCGCGCTACGCGGCGATGGAGCGCGCGTTCGCCCAGCTCGGCCCGCACGGCCCGAGGATGATGTGCAGCACCGCCGGACTGCAGATCTGCCTCGACGCCGGCGAAGCCGACCAGACCGCCACCAGGTGGCGGGCTCTGCACGATCTCGGCCCGACCCTGGTCGCGCTGTTCGCCAACTCCCGGCGCAGGACCGGTGAAGACACCGGCTGGGCCTCGGCCCGGACCGAGGCCACCTTCGGCACCTGTGCGCCGTTCACCGAGCCGCCGCCGCTGGACGGCGACCCGGCCGCGGCCTGGGCCCGGATGGCGATGGAGGCTCCGGTGCTCTGCCTGCGCCGCGGCGACAACTGGGACGCCCCGGCCGGTCTCACCTTCGGCGCGTGGGCCGACGGCGCGCTGCCCGGCGACAGTCCGACGTACGAGGATCTCGAGTACCACCTGTCCACCTTGTTCCCGCCGGTCCGGCCGCGTGGGTATCTCGAAGTGCGGTATCTGGACACCCAGGCCGGAGACGGGTGGATTCCGCCGACCGTGCTGCTGACGGCGTTGATGTCCGACCCCGTCCTGATCGACCGCGCCATGGCCGCTGCCGAACCGGCAGCGGGCCGCTGGTTCCCGGCGGCCCGGGAAGGACTCGACGACAAGTTGATCCTGCAGGCCGCGCGGGACGTGGTCGACCTCGGCATCGAAGTACTGGACCGGACCGGCATTGGTCCCGACCGGCTCGGCCCTGAGCTGGTCAGTGATGTCGCAACCCGGCTGAGCCGCGTCGTCGACGACACCCAGAGAAGGCGAGCATCATGA
- a CDS encoding ABC transporter ATP-binding protein, with protein sequence MHVQNLTLAYGPDKPVVSDLTLDLPTGQLTAIVGPNGSGKSTLLRGMSRLLAPRSGHVLLDGKDIHQLPARELARLLGLLPQGPVTPEGITVAELVSRGRHPHRGLFARLTSDDQQAIDDALAAVELVHLRDRPADQLSGGQRQRVWIAMVLAQGTQYLLLDEPTTYLDLAHAVDVMNVVHAAAHGTGRTVVTVLHDLTLAAQYADHLVVMGDGRIAAQGRPADVLTEELLKEVFGLRAKVVEVAGAPVVVPDRRLLG encoded by the coding sequence GTGCACGTCCAAAACCTCACTCTTGCCTACGGCCCCGACAAGCCGGTCGTGTCCGACCTCACCCTTGATCTGCCGACCGGGCAACTGACGGCGATCGTCGGGCCGAACGGTTCCGGCAAGTCGACCCTGCTGCGGGGGATGAGCCGGTTGCTCGCGCCGCGCAGCGGTCACGTTCTCCTTGATGGCAAGGACATCCACCAACTGCCCGCCCGCGAACTGGCTCGTCTGCTCGGCCTGCTGCCACAGGGGCCGGTGACACCGGAAGGGATCACCGTCGCCGAGCTCGTCTCCCGCGGGCGGCATCCGCATCGCGGCCTGTTCGCCCGGCTGACGTCCGACGACCAGCAGGCGATCGACGACGCCCTGGCCGCTGTCGAGCTGGTCCACCTACGGGACCGGCCCGCCGACCAGTTGTCCGGCGGTCAACGGCAACGGGTCTGGATCGCGATGGTGCTTGCCCAGGGCACGCAGTACCTGCTGCTCGACGAGCCGACGACGTACCTGGATCTCGCACACGCGGTGGACGTGATGAACGTGGTCCACGCGGCCGCGCACGGGACCGGCCGAACCGTCGTGACCGTGCTGCACGACCTAACGCTGGCGGCGCAGTACGCCGATCATCTGGTGGTGATGGGAGACGGCAGGATCGCGGCACAGGGCCGGCCTGCCGACGTACTGACAGAGGAACTCCTGAAGGAGGTGTTCGGACTGCGGGCCAAGGTGGTCGAGGTCGCCGGGGCGCCCGTCGTGGTGCCGGATCGTAGGCTGTTGGGATGA
- a CDS encoding FecCD family ABC transporter permease, giving the protein MTTATETAVVKPRTVVLAAGFAIAAVILALVSLSLGTTKLPLDEVLRALVGGGDSGTRLIVLELRLPRVATGLLVGIAFAVSGALLQTLSRNPLASPDIIGVNSGASAAAVTVIVLAGTGGGNISGAAERIGLPLAAMLGGLLATLIVGLLSIQRGVVDVSKVVLIGVGVAAAANSLVAWLLVVGDVTDAGRAAAWLAGSLNARTWSDAVPVGIAVAVLLPVAMIFGRELEALVLGDDVASSLGVRVSRVRVALLIVATVLAAMATAGAGPITFVALVAPQVAQRLARTDRPPLLTTAMLGALFVTLADLIARNGLQVLQVGPYELPVGVVTAAAGAPYLLHLIGRQQKGR; this is encoded by the coding sequence GTGACCACCGCAACAGAGACGGCGGTGGTCAAGCCGCGGACCGTAGTACTGGCCGCAGGATTCGCAATAGCAGCAGTGATTCTCGCGCTGGTCTCGTTGAGTCTCGGCACTACGAAGCTCCCGCTCGACGAGGTACTGCGCGCCCTTGTCGGTGGAGGCGACAGTGGGACGCGACTGATCGTGCTGGAGCTCCGGCTGCCGCGCGTCGCGACCGGCCTGCTGGTAGGGATCGCATTCGCGGTGTCGGGCGCTCTCCTGCAGACCTTGTCGCGCAATCCGCTGGCCAGCCCGGACATCATCGGCGTCAACTCCGGTGCCTCCGCGGCCGCTGTCACGGTCATCGTCTTGGCAGGGACCGGTGGCGGCAACATCTCCGGTGCGGCCGAGCGGATCGGCCTGCCGTTGGCCGCGATGCTCGGCGGCTTACTGGCGACGCTAATCGTCGGCCTGCTGTCGATCCAGCGCGGCGTCGTCGACGTGAGCAAGGTGGTCCTGATCGGCGTCGGAGTCGCGGCCGCCGCGAACTCACTGGTCGCGTGGCTACTGGTCGTCGGTGACGTCACCGACGCGGGCCGCGCCGCCGCCTGGTTGGCCGGCTCCCTCAACGCACGGACCTGGTCCGACGCGGTCCCGGTCGGGATCGCGGTCGCGGTGTTGTTGCCGGTAGCAATGATATTCGGCCGCGAGCTCGAGGCTCTCGTACTGGGTGACGACGTCGCCTCCTCGCTGGGCGTCCGGGTGTCCCGGGTCCGGGTTGCTCTGTTGATCGTCGCCACAGTGCTCGCCGCGATGGCAACCGCCGGAGCCGGGCCGATCACCTTCGTCGCGCTGGTGGCCCCGCAGGTCGCCCAGCGACTGGCACGGACGGATCGACCGCCACTGTTGACGACCGCGATGCTCGGCGCGCTGTTCGTCACGCTGGCTGATCTGATCGCGAGGAACGGCCTGCAGGTGCTGCAGGTCGGCCCGTACGAGTTGCCAGTCGGAGTCGTCACCGCCGCGGCCGGAGCGCCGTACCTGCTCCACCTCATCGGCCGTCAGCAGAAGGGGCGCTGA
- a CDS encoding FecCD family ABC transporter permease, which yields MWGVRGVPRAAALMALVGVVVLAFGASLVFGSRWLGVGAVGHALLSQGGADADVIVRSLRLPRTVVALVIGACLGIAGALMQGHTRNALAEPGIFGVSAGAALAVVLGLQVGVVETVGSTVWCALIGALVATFGVQKLAARGSGASPVGLALTGAAVAAMLGAFTSAIVLLDANTLDGYRFWAVGSVAGRGFDVVGQVLPFAIIGLILAAFNARDLDLLALGDDIAAGLGLSVRRARLVGLLAIGLLTAAGVAACGPIGFLGLLAGHVARRIFGARNSWLIPAAGLTGAAALILADLVGRLVGGAGEVQAGVVLGIVGAPLFVIVVRRRAVAL from the coding sequence ATGTGGGGTGTGCGAGGGGTGCCGAGGGCTGCTGCGCTGATGGCGTTGGTGGGTGTCGTGGTCCTCGCTTTCGGGGCGAGTCTGGTGTTCGGGTCTCGGTGGCTGGGGGTCGGGGCGGTCGGGCATGCGTTGCTGTCGCAGGGTGGGGCTGACGCGGATGTGATCGTGCGGAGCCTGCGGCTGCCCAGGACTGTGGTGGCGTTGGTGATCGGGGCGTGTCTGGGGATCGCTGGGGCGTTGATGCAGGGGCATACCCGGAACGCGCTGGCCGAGCCCGGGATCTTCGGGGTGAGTGCGGGGGCCGCGTTGGCGGTGGTGCTGGGGTTGCAGGTCGGTGTGGTGGAGACGGTCGGGTCGACGGTGTGGTGTGCGTTGATCGGCGCGCTGGTGGCGACGTTCGGAGTACAGAAGCTGGCGGCACGGGGGAGTGGCGCTTCTCCGGTCGGGTTGGCGTTGACCGGGGCGGCGGTGGCCGCGATGTTGGGGGCGTTCACCTCGGCGATCGTGTTGCTCGACGCGAATACCTTGGACGGCTACCGCTTCTGGGCCGTCGGATCCGTGGCCGGGCGAGGGTTCGATGTGGTCGGGCAGGTGCTGCCGTTCGCGATCATCGGGCTGATCCTGGCGGCCTTCAACGCGCGCGACCTCGATTTGCTTGCCCTGGGCGACGATATCGCCGCGGGGCTCGGACTCTCCGTACGCCGGGCGCGGTTGGTCGGGCTGCTCGCGATCGGCCTGCTGACAGCGGCCGGAGTCGCGGCCTGCGGGCCGATCGGGTTCCTCGGATTGCTCGCGGGCCATGTCGCGCGGCGGATCTTCGGAGCACGCAACAGCTGGCTGATCCCCGCCGCCGGATTGACCGGGGCCGCCGCGCTGATCCTGGCGGACCTCGTCGGTCGCTTGGTCGGCGGAGCCGGTGAAGTCCAGGCGGGCGTCGTATTGGGGATCGTCGGCGCGCCGCTGTTCGTGATCGTCGTACGGCGTCGCGCGGTGGCCTTGTGA
- a CDS encoding ABC transporter substrate-binding protein produces MRVRLGALIAVVALALTGCGGSDKLEDPGQAVADAGFPRTVEHAMGKTEIPAKPKRVVALDASFVDATLILQTPVVGFTDYRTINGKLPDYLGDDRTTYGAEAQSVGTLTEPNLEKIAALKPDLIITAKVRHEKLYPQLSKIAPTVMTETTGPTWKDNIRLEGKALGEEDKAEQELSAYETAAKAVGKAINEKANNPTISVVRFVDGPTRLYQGASFSGIVLKDAALKRPKSQDVNGFAAEISAERIKDADADAIFVAVYADDKGLSKKTADQFKANPLWKPLQPKVHEVPDITWMTAVGLQGAWSILTDLSTTFDVAAPERS; encoded by the coding sequence GTGCGCGTCCGTCTTGGCGCTTTGATTGCTGTTGTCGCGTTGGCTCTCACCGGATGTGGTGGGTCCGACAAGTTGGAGGATCCGGGCCAGGCGGTCGCCGATGCCGGGTTCCCGCGGACTGTCGAGCACGCGATGGGGAAGACGGAGATTCCGGCGAAACCCAAGCGGGTGGTGGCGCTGGACGCGAGTTTCGTCGACGCGACGCTGATCCTGCAGACGCCGGTGGTGGGGTTCACCGACTACCGGACCATCAACGGGAAGCTGCCGGACTACCTCGGCGACGACCGGACGACCTACGGCGCCGAGGCGCAGTCCGTCGGCACGCTGACCGAGCCGAACCTGGAGAAGATCGCCGCGCTGAAGCCGGACCTCATCATCACGGCGAAGGTGCGGCACGAGAAGTTGTACCCGCAGCTGAGCAAGATCGCGCCGACGGTGATGACCGAGACCACCGGGCCGACCTGGAAGGACAACATCCGGCTCGAGGGGAAGGCGCTCGGGGAAGAGGACAAGGCCGAGCAGGAGCTCAGCGCGTACGAAACGGCGGCAAAGGCCGTCGGCAAGGCGATCAACGAGAAGGCGAACAACCCGACCATCTCGGTGGTCCGGTTCGTGGACGGCCCCACCCGGCTGTACCAGGGCGCCAGCTTCTCCGGCATCGTGCTGAAGGACGCCGCCCTGAAGCGGCCGAAGTCGCAGGACGTGAACGGTTTCGCGGCCGAGATCAGCGCCGAGCGGATCAAGGACGCGGACGCCGACGCGATCTTCGTCGCCGTCTACGCGGACGACAAGGGTCTGAGTAAGAAGACGGCCGACCAGTTCAAGGCCAACCCACTCTGGAAGCCGCTGCAGCCGAAGGTGCACGAGGTACCCGACATCACCTGGATGACCGCGGTCGGCCTGCAGGGCGCCTGGTCGATCCTCACCGACCTGAGCACCACCTTCGACGTGGCAGCTCCTGAACGGAGCTGA
- a CDS encoding class III extradiol dioxygenase subunit B-like domain-containing protein, whose translation MPIASAAVCPHPPLLVPAVAGGAAAELDELRAACLAAIDQLADADALVIVGSGPATGTQYDVSAGGTFGPYGAPSVRVGSGEAVLPLSLTMGSWLVSQSKAAGMPTVLITVEIDEPVAGCLELGQQLAASNERMGLLVMGDGSPRRSEHSPVHLHPRAEIFDSTVAAALGVADTTTLAALDPELAVELKAAGRAPWQVLAGATASATFTGQLLYHAAPYGVGYFVAAWSA comes from the coding sequence GTGCCTATCGCCAGTGCCGCTGTCTGTCCGCACCCGCCACTGCTCGTTCCCGCAGTCGCCGGCGGTGCAGCAGCCGAACTGGATGAGCTACGCGCTGCCTGCCTCGCCGCGATCGACCAGCTCGCCGATGCCGACGCCCTGGTGATCGTAGGCTCCGGCCCCGCCACAGGCACGCAGTACGACGTATCGGCGGGCGGCACCTTCGGCCCGTACGGCGCTCCCTCGGTGCGGGTCGGCTCCGGCGAAGCAGTGCTGCCCCTGTCGCTGACGATGGGAAGCTGGCTCGTCTCCCAGAGCAAAGCTGCGGGCATGCCCACTGTCCTGATCACGGTAGAGATCGACGAGCCGGTCGCGGGCTGTCTGGAGCTCGGCCAACAGCTTGCCGCTAGCAACGAGCGGATGGGGCTACTGGTGATGGGCGACGGTTCGCCCCGGCGTAGCGAGCACTCGCCGGTGCACCTGCACCCGCGAGCGGAGATCTTCGACAGCACGGTCGCGGCCGCGCTTGGCGTGGCGGACACGACTACACTCGCTGCGCTCGACCCGGAGCTTGCCGTCGAGCTCAAGGCTGCCGGGCGAGCACCCTGGCAGGTGCTCGCGGGTGCAACAGCTTCCGCGACGTTCACGGGCCAGTTGCTGTACCACGCGGCCCCGTACGGCGTCGGCTACTTCGTCGCAGCCTGGTCTGCCTGA
- a CDS encoding pyrimidine reductase family protein, with translation MHSLNPAEVGGDEILQAYQVEDRSVPHVRCNFVTSIDGAVEIDGQSKSLTSPEDSELFGKVRMLSDVVLVGAGTVRIEGYNPLRLGKERRAWRKDHGLPENPTLAIVSSRLELDPINHVFADAPVRPLVITHAAAPPDHVEALGEVADVLICGEAEVDLHLVVAALAERGLPQILCEGGPRLLGALTDADLVNEMDLSLSPLLVGPGAGRITAGAFDTVARRFVLRSVLGADDGSLFLRYLRAH, from the coding sequence ATGCACAGCCTGAACCCTGCCGAGGTCGGCGGCGACGAGATCCTGCAGGCGTACCAGGTCGAGGACCGGTCGGTGCCGCACGTGCGGTGCAACTTCGTCACCAGCATCGACGGCGCGGTCGAGATCGACGGTCAGTCAAAGTCGCTGACCAGCCCCGAGGACAGCGAACTGTTCGGCAAGGTGCGGATGCTCAGCGACGTGGTCCTGGTCGGTGCCGGCACGGTCCGGATCGAGGGCTACAACCCGCTGCGGCTGGGCAAAGAACGGCGTGCCTGGCGCAAGGATCACGGCCTGCCGGAGAACCCGACGCTGGCGATCGTCTCCTCCCGGCTGGAGCTCGACCCGATCAACCACGTCTTCGCGGACGCGCCGGTCCGGCCACTGGTGATCACCCACGCGGCCGCGCCGCCAGATCATGTGGAGGCCTTGGGCGAAGTAGCCGACGTACTGATCTGCGGTGAGGCCGAGGTCGACCTGCACCTGGTGGTGGCGGCGCTGGCCGAGCGGGGGTTGCCGCAGATCCTCTGCGAAGGCGGGCCGCGTCTGCTCGGTGCGCTGACCGACGCCGACCTGGTGAACGAGATGGACCTGTCGCTGTCGCCGCTACTCGTCGGTCCCGGCGCCGGGCGAATCACTGCCGGAGCGTTCGACACAGTGGCTCGGCGGTTCGTACTGCGGTCGGTGCTCGGCGCCGACGACGGCTCCCTGTTCCTGCGCTACCTCCGGGCGCACTGA
- the folP gene encoding dihydropteroate synthase, with protein sequence MAIVNRTPDSFFDRGATYATDAAYEAIGRAVADGADLVDIGGVKAGYGEPVSEEEELRRTVDFVAGIRERHPDLVISVDTYRSGVARRVGAAGADLINDTWAGSDPKMPAAAAEVGAGLVCSHVGGLTPRTDPHRMAYDDVVADVIRTTTALAERAVAAGVRRDGILIDPTHDFGKNTLQSLELTRRLDELTATGWPVLVAVSNKDFIGETLNLPPGQRGNGTIAALSVSAWLGARVFRVHDVPAARQALDLIAVLRGAAEPAGTRRSLA encoded by the coding sequence ATGGCGATCGTCAACCGGACCCCGGACTCGTTCTTCGACCGCGGCGCGACCTACGCCACCGACGCTGCGTACGAGGCGATCGGCCGGGCGGTCGCGGACGGCGCGGACCTGGTCGACATCGGCGGCGTCAAGGCCGGGTACGGCGAACCGGTCTCCGAGGAGGAAGAACTTCGCCGCACGGTCGACTTCGTCGCCGGGATCCGGGAGCGTCACCCCGACCTCGTGATCAGCGTCGACACCTACCGCAGCGGCGTCGCCCGCCGGGTCGGCGCGGCCGGGGCGGACCTGATCAACGACACCTGGGCCGGCTCGGATCCAAAGATGCCGGCCGCCGCGGCCGAGGTCGGCGCCGGGCTCGTCTGCAGCCATGTCGGCGGCCTGACGCCCCGGACGGACCCGCACCGGATGGCGTACGACGATGTCGTGGCGGACGTGATCCGGACGACCACCGCGCTGGCCGAGCGCGCGGTCGCGGCCGGCGTACGGCGGGACGGCATCCTGATCGATCCGACCCACGACTTCGGGAAGAACACCCTGCAGTCGCTCGAGCTGACCCGCAGGCTGGACGAGTTGACCGCGACCGGCTGGCCGGTGCTCGTCGCCGTCTCCAACAAGGACTTCATCGGCGAGACCCTCAACCTGCCGCCGGGACAGCGCGGCAATGGCACGATTGCCGCGCTGAGCGTCTCCGCCTGGCTCGGCGCCCGGGTCTTCCGCGTCCACGACGTCCCGGCCGCCCGGCAGGCGCTCGACCTGATCGCCGTACTACGAGGCGCGGCCGAGCCCGCCGGAACCAGAAGGAGCCTGGCCTGA